A part of Arachis hypogaea cultivar Tifrunner chromosome 12, arahy.Tifrunner.gnm2.J5K5, whole genome shotgun sequence genomic DNA contains:
- the LOC112727297 gene encoding uncharacterized protein yields the protein MSKSVSSAKEKQMSTRKEDDTVEYDASVFRPGNDTVQREIDVMADPSLNATKEVIIESEVLKEHQHNEFNDNNATIGIGTESMKEATEPLRATNKKKKSKRYLIHDADIIEKKGKKRSSNSHETRLTSFKKDAEAYPSNIGGGVEVEIYEDGIVSKDNSMSKPTPEKMEIGTDASLEGIPSKVKKSEKHNRSDVETKLQPSGVKEPKEPKQLNEDNLNIVLDQCNESEVGLIDRAEGRREVLQDDPKPMQLEECTPSEQNNNTEANIKESNVTPKALYMNEMGEPVKSEKKKRRKRKDMDLDERTTTKEECTPSEQNNTDANVSELNVTSKVAVSKVVVLGLSVVEKSEKKKRKTRKR from the exons ATGTCAAAATCTGTGTCTAGTGCAAAGGAAAAACAGATGAGTACAAGGAAAGAAGATGATACTGTGGAATATGATGCTTCTGTTTTTAGGCCAGGTAATGATACTGTTCAAAGGGAGATTGACGTTATGGCAGACCCTTCATTAAATGCAACTAAAGAAGTAATCATTGAAAGTGAAGTTCTAAAGGAGCATCAGCACAATGAATTCAATGATAATAACGCGACAATTGGCATTGGTACTGAGTCAATGAAAGAGGCTACTGAACCTTTACGTGCtacaaataagaagaagaaaagtaaGAGATATTTGATTCATGATGCTGACATTAtagagaagaaagggaagaagagatcGTCAAATTCTCATGAGACACGTTTGACTTCATTCAAGAAAGATGCAGAAGCATATCCTTCCAACATTGGAGGGGGTGTTGAAGTGGAAATTTATGAAGATGGTATAGTCTCTAAAG ATAACAGCATGAGCAAACCTACGCCTGAAAAAATGGAGATTGGAACTGATGCATCCTTAGAAGGCATTCCATCTAAAGTAAAGAAGTCAGAAAAACACAACCGTTCTGATGTTGAAACAAAATTACAACCTTCGGGTGTAAAGGAGCCAAAGGAACCCAAGCAGTTGAATGAAGATAATTTGAATATTGTTCTTGACCAGTGCAATGAAAGTGAGGTTGGTCTGATTGATAGAGCTGAAGGAAGAAGAGAAGTATTACAAGATGATCCTAAGCCAATGCAGTTGGAAGAATGCACACCATCTGAACAGAATAATAACACTGAAGCAAATATCAAGGAATCAAATGTGACTCCGAAAGCTCTTTATATGAATGAGATGGGTGAACCTGTAAAATctgagaaaaagaagagaaggaagagaaaAGATATGGATTTGGACgaaagaacaactacaaaagaaGAGTGCACACCATCTGAACAGAATAATACAGATGCAAATGTCAGTGAATTAAATGTGACTTCAAAAGTTGCTGTTTCAAAAGTTGTTGTGCTTGGACTCAGTGTAGTAGAAAAatcagagaagaagaaaagaaagacaagaaaaagaTAA